A genomic region of Rhodohalobacter sp. 614A contains the following coding sequences:
- a CDS encoding glycosyltransferase family 2 protein: protein MAEPLVSIVVITYNSSKFVHETLESCKAQTYKNIELIISDDASSDDTVQLCKEWIEKNKDRFVRSKVIESGKNTGIAPNLNRGIKDVSGEWVKILAGDDYISSDLVEKYIAYTIDKNDISILHSNAILIDKNNRKRKKDCSVFRINQPNCTADEQFEILLRSGPIIASSAMVKTALYKKVGFYDERATFWEDTPFWIKVTKAGVKLTYLNYYGTYYRRENSSVQNNNDKVLYNKFQISKISYRYKFLKHLYPITDKIRISVQYWAFVFLYTLFKNKKNIVTRSMRRITNELYRLR from the coding sequence ATGGCTGAACCACTGGTTTCGATAGTCGTCATCACGTACAACTCCTCAAAATTTGTACATGAAACCCTTGAAAGCTGCAAAGCACAGACATATAAAAATATAGAATTAATTATTAGCGATGATGCTTCTTCCGATGATACTGTACAATTATGTAAAGAATGGATTGAGAAAAATAAAGACAGGTTTGTAAGATCAAAGGTAATTGAGTCAGGAAAGAATACAGGTATAGCACCCAATTTAAACAGAGGTATTAAAGATGTTTCCGGTGAGTGGGTAAAAATTTTGGCTGGTGATGATTACATTTCTTCTGATTTGGTGGAAAAATACATTGCTTATACTATAGATAAGAACGATATATCAATTCTTCATAGCAATGCTATTCTTATAGATAAAAATAACAGAAAAAGAAAAAAAGATTGTTCAGTTTTTCGAATTAATCAACCAAATTGTACGGCAGATGAGCAATTTGAAATATTATTAAGGAGTGGGCCTATAATTGCATCCTCGGCAATGGTAAAAACAGCCTTGTATAAAAAAGTAGGGTTTTATGATGAAAGAGCAACCTTTTGGGAGGATACTCCCTTTTGGATTAAGGTGACTAAAGCAGGAGTTAAGTTAACGTATTTAAATTATTATGGAACCTATTATCGTCGTGAAAATAGTTCAGTTCAAAATAATAATGACAAAGTACTTTATAATAAATTTCAGATTTCAAAAATATCATACAGATATAAATTTTTAAAACATCTGTATCCCATTACAGATAAGATTAGAATTAGTGTTCAATATTGGGCATTTGTTTTTCTTTATACCTTATTTAAGAATAAAAAAAATATTGTAACCAGATCTATGAGAAGAATTACAAATGAACTATACAGATTAAGATAG
- a CDS encoding glycosyltransferase family 2 protein yields the protein MLISVIIPTYNRAHLITEAIDSVLSQTYNNFELLVVDDYSTDNTEKVIKSYNDSRIHYLANTRKKGAQGARNTGLFAAKGEWVAMLDSDDIWLPEKLEKQIDYLLKKTKQKIVGIGCGFASYDFKNNRIVSKRIPSKVAFSRKDLLYENCIGGFSVFIFKKKAAFRFNGFDEEFTARQDLDFYISLTDIGQIEMVKDVLVLYRFDNKNRITTDFSSHISSLILFKKKYADEINNDERLKNRIHSRLFLFYALTVNKKAWQYFWNYLIGFFGDGKKSIEISNLILRYHTKRMLGKVAEMFKKH from the coding sequence ATGCTAATTAGTGTAATTATTCCAACCTATAACAGAGCTCATCTAATAACCGAAGCCATTGATTCCGTGTTAAGCCAAACCTATAACAATTTTGAGCTATTGGTTGTTGACGACTACTCTACGGATAACACAGAAAAAGTTATTAAATCGTATAATGATTCTCGTATTCATTACCTCGCAAATACACGGAAAAAAGGGGCCCAAGGGGCCAGAAATACTGGGCTGTTTGCGGCAAAGGGAGAGTGGGTGGCTATGTTGGATTCGGATGATATTTGGTTGCCGGAAAAATTGGAAAAGCAAATTGACTATTTACTAAAAAAAACTAAGCAAAAGATAGTTGGAATTGGGTGCGGATTTGCAAGTTACGATTTTAAAAATAATCGAATTGTTTCTAAAAGAATTCCTTCCAAAGTAGCTTTTTCCAGAAAAGATTTGCTTTACGAAAATTGTATTGGTGGATTTTCGGTTTTTATATTCAAAAAAAAGGCGGCTTTTAGATTTAATGGTTTTGATGAAGAATTTACTGCTCGCCAAGATCTTGATTTTTATATTTCTCTTACTGATATAGGGCAAATTGAGATGGTAAAAGATGTATTGGTCTTATATCGTTTTGATAATAAAAATAGAATTACAACAGATTTTAGCTCACACATTTCATCCCTAATTTTATTTAAAAAAAAATATGCTGATGAGATAAATAATGATGAAAGGTTAAAAAACAGGATACATTCAAGATTATTTTTGTTTTATGCACTTACAGTGAATAAAAAAGCATGGCAATATTTTTGGAATTACCTCATAGGCTTTTTTGGGGATGGAAAAAAAAGTATAGAAATTTCGAATCTAATTCTTAGGTATCATACTAAAAGAATGCTCGGTAAGGTAGCAGAAATGTTTAAGAAACATTAA
- the wzy gene encoding O-antigen polysaccharide polymerase Wzy, translated as MIKKYFTQKHLIYYNIFLTLAALFLYLFSPMHYNHTYILITVFLFLVQAVPFTLLVSNGNYVNFYTLFFTSFFFINFFYASVVYPINPYLLWIFSVPFNHDYITKGTALALLASGCFITGASFKYKKNNNLLIISKNYTGVQKTSFLITLLFLLFLAVVGPAFLSGSFTGASTISTYVLLLLTCVMLLASILYFKQWRYNSNFTKVIFWSVNLFYIFLFLRVGDRGPALLQILLLFGLYAVYVKPIPKRYLAILGISGILMMQIIGLGRVSDTNVEGTIVSRGVEKALNSNVLALTSSFIVNSRNLYVGLEYVDNEGINYGETYITYLLSPIPFGQRTFIAITGEHITGSATFFTELAFSNNASFGLGTNLVADVYIAFGLTGVILMFGLLGSFIENYRNKLQRDGLHIDIIYFSMLMYAVYLPRASMLTPLNIIVWTIALSYLLRRIKVVLPYYRTYKLKFNNLKE; from the coding sequence TTGATAAAAAAATATTTCACACAAAAACATCTCATTTACTACAATATTTTTCTTACCCTGGCAGCATTGTTTTTGTATTTATTTAGCCCAATGCATTATAACCATACCTATATTTTAATTACCGTATTTCTTTTCTTAGTACAGGCAGTTCCATTTACCCTTTTAGTCAGTAATGGCAATTATGTAAATTTTTACACTCTTTTTTTTACGAGCTTCTTCTTTATTAACTTTTTTTACGCATCGGTTGTTTATCCAATTAACCCTTATTTACTGTGGATTTTTTCTGTTCCGTTCAATCACGATTACATTACAAAAGGGACTGCATTAGCGCTGTTGGCATCGGGTTGTTTTATAACCGGTGCTTCATTTAAATACAAAAAAAATAACAACTTATTAATTATATCAAAAAATTATACTGGCGTTCAAAAGACTTCTTTTTTAATTACCCTGTTGTTTTTATTGTTCTTGGCCGTTGTAGGCCCGGCATTTTTAAGCGGCAGTTTTACAGGAGCCAGTACCATATCTACTTATGTATTATTACTATTAACGTGTGTGATGCTTCTTGCATCGATCTTATATTTTAAACAATGGAGGTATAATTCAAATTTTACCAAAGTAATTTTTTGGTCAGTTAATCTGTTTTATATTTTTCTCTTTCTAAGAGTTGGCGACAGGGGGCCGGCTCTTCTTCAAATCTTGCTCTTGTTTGGGCTGTATGCAGTTTATGTAAAACCCATTCCGAAAAGATATTTAGCTATTCTCGGGATTTCTGGAATATTAATGATGCAAATTATTGGACTTGGCAGGGTTTCAGATACGAATGTAGAAGGAACAATTGTTAGCAGGGGGGTTGAGAAAGCGCTAAATAGTAATGTTTTGGCTTTAACGTCAAGCTTTATCGTGAACAGTAGAAACCTCTATGTGGGGTTAGAATATGTTGATAATGAAGGTATAAACTATGGTGAAACTTATATTACATACTTACTTAGCCCTATTCCTTTTGGGCAAAGAACATTTATTGCAATAACAGGTGAACACATTACTGGATCCGCTACTTTTTTTACTGAGCTTGCATTCTCAAACAATGCGAGTTTTGGATTAGGAACCAATTTAGTAGCGGATGTGTATATTGCATTTGGGCTTACGGGGGTAATCTTAATGTTTGGTTTATTAGGCAGTTTCATAGAAAATTATAGGAATAAGTTACAAAGAGATGGCTTACATATAGATATTATCTATTTTTCAATGCTTATGTACGCAGTTTACTTGCCCAGAGCTTCTATGTTAACTCCACTAAATATCATTGTTTGGACAATAGCACTTTCTTATCTACTCAGAAGAATAAAAGTTGTATTACCTTACTATAGAACCTACAAGCTTAAATTTAACAATCTCAAAGAGTAA
- a CDS encoding glycosyltransferase family 4 protein — translation MKEKICLLINSLNPGGMERVTSELANYLSTVEKKEVHLIVYGKERDHFYKISERVIIHKPDFQSRYPFKILLAVRTIAFLRKKVKEIHPDTLLSFGEIWNVFVLISLFGLKYRIFISDRAQPGKQRPLEGLRKWLYRSAAGIIVQTKTAKLIYERKFPHSNIKAIPNPIYQIKRSHHQDRENSILFVGRFIPTKHIDRLIKMFSEINADNWKLIIVGGDHGKSKLSNDLKALIGELNLENSVFLEGYQSNVDQYYLTSKIFAFPSSSEGFPNVVGEALSAGLPVVAYDCVAGPSEMIENRNNGFLIDLHNEKMFKEKLEYLMNHEEQRIEMGEKARESVKKFSVEKIGERFYETITNSGRS, via the coding sequence ATGAAAGAAAAGATATGTTTGCTTATTAATTCCTTAAATCCCGGAGGTATGGAAAGAGTTACAAGCGAGCTTGCAAACTATCTGTCTACAGTAGAGAAAAAAGAAGTTCATTTAATTGTCTATGGAAAGGAGAGGGATCACTTCTACAAAATCTCGGAACGGGTAATAATACATAAACCTGATTTTCAATCCAGATATCCATTCAAAATATTGTTAGCCGTCAGGACAATTGCTTTTCTTCGCAAGAAAGTGAAAGAAATTCATCCGGATACGCTCCTTAGTTTTGGTGAAATATGGAATGTATTTGTCCTTATCTCATTATTTGGATTGAAGTACAGGATATTTATTTCGGACAGGGCACAACCCGGAAAACAAAGACCTTTAGAGGGACTGAGGAAATGGTTGTATCGGTCGGCAGCGGGAATTATCGTTCAAACCAAAACTGCTAAACTTATTTATGAAAGAAAATTCCCCCATTCAAATATTAAAGCTATTCCAAACCCTATTTATCAGATTAAAAGGTCACATCATCAAGACAGAGAGAACTCTATTTTGTTCGTAGGCAGGTTTATACCAACCAAGCATATTGACCGGCTAATAAAGATGTTTTCAGAGATAAATGCGGATAATTGGAAACTGATAATCGTTGGGGGCGATCATGGGAAGAGTAAGCTTTCGAATGATTTAAAGGCATTAATAGGAGAATTAAATCTGGAAAACTCGGTTTTTTTGGAAGGTTATCAGTCGAATGTCGATCAATATTATTTGACCAGTAAGATTTTTGCATTTCCTTCCAGTTCAGAAGGATTTCCAAATGTGGTTGGTGAGGCGCTTTCGGCTGGGTTGCCTGTGGTGGCCTATGATTGTGTGGCCGGTCCATCTGAGATGATTGAAAACAGAAACAATGGTTTTTTGATTGACCTTCACAATGAAAAGATGTTCAAAGAGAAACTGGAATACTTAATGAATCATGAAGAGCAACGGATAGAGATGGGGGAGAAGGCCAGGGAATCTGTTAAAAAGTTTAGCGTAGAAAAAATTGGGGAGAGATTTTACGAAACAATAACCAATTCCGGAAGAAGTTAA
- a CDS encoding glycosyltransferase translates to MGYNLPHYIYPESPYFQIIPAYERLKWRLKGRFLKLFFKREADAYVVQTEDVNRRVREWLDTENVHTVTNTCSSHYFSPKVVPEKLPARATNEFRFLTLSAYYPHKQIELIRSIIDSLEADYLDKVRFVVTLLNKNYIEIFPPKYREFVYNTGPVPVEECPSLYKECDAVFNPTLLECFSATYPEAMAMEKPILTSDLGFARSICEEAALYFKPMNSDSAVKKIERIIDDKTLQNHLIEKGKERLRKFDSAAERAEKYLKLCEHIHSH, encoded by the coding sequence GTGGGATACAATTTGCCTCATTATATCTATCCGGAATCCCCATATTTTCAAATAATTCCTGCTTACGAGAGGCTCAAATGGAGGTTGAAGGGGAGGTTTTTAAAACTTTTTTTTAAAAGGGAAGCAGATGCCTATGTAGTTCAGACGGAGGATGTTAACAGGCGGGTCAGGGAGTGGCTGGATACCGAAAACGTACATACAGTTACGAACACGTGCAGCAGCCATTATTTTTCTCCTAAAGTAGTGCCAGAGAAATTACCGGCCCGCGCGACAAACGAATTCAGGTTTTTAACTCTTTCAGCTTATTATCCGCATAAACAAATTGAGCTCATCAGATCGATTATCGATTCACTTGAAGCTGATTATTTAGATAAAGTTCGATTTGTTGTTACACTATTAAATAAAAACTATATAGAGATATTCCCTCCAAAATATCGGGAGTTTGTCTACAACACAGGTCCGGTTCCTGTAGAGGAGTGTCCTTCTCTATACAAGGAGTGTGATGCTGTTTTTAATCCGACATTACTGGAATGTTTTTCAGCTACTTATCCCGAAGCAATGGCAATGGAAAAACCTATACTTACATCCGATTTGGGATTTGCGCGTAGTATATGTGAAGAAGCTGCCTTATATTTTAAACCTATGAATTCTGATTCAGCAGTAAAAAAAATTGAGAGGATAATTGATGACAAAACTCTTCAGAATCACTTGATTGAAAAGGGAAAAGAAAGACTCCGAAAGTTTGATAGTGCTGCTGAACGAGCTGAAAAATATCTAAAATTGTGTGAACATATTCATAGTCATTAA
- a CDS encoding glycosyltransferase family 2 protein, whose translation MKVSIITVSYNAEQTLQDTIDSVRSQNYPDIEYIILDGDSNDSTLKIIQNNSDVVDKWVSEKDKGIYEAMNKGIQMATGEVIAFLNADDIYAYPTAVFDMVQLLKKKNVDSCYADLVYIRKKNSNNILRKWKSGHYQKGMFKNGWMPPHPTFFVKKDIYEKYGMFNLDLGTAADYEIMLRFLHKHKISVAYHPKTLIKMRAGGVSNKSIINRIKANKNDRKAWRINSLKPRFYTFLLKPLRKINQYLSID comes from the coding sequence ATGAAAGTATCCATAATCACGGTGAGCTATAATGCTGAACAAACATTACAGGATACTATAGATAGCGTACGATCGCAGAATTATCCAGATATTGAGTATATCATTTTGGATGGAGATTCTAACGATTCGACTTTAAAGATTATCCAGAACAACTCTGATGTTGTTGATAAATGGGTTTCTGAAAAAGATAAGGGAATATATGAGGCTATGAATAAAGGCATTCAAATGGCTACCGGTGAGGTTATAGCTTTTCTAAATGCGGATGATATCTATGCCTATCCAACGGCTGTATTTGATATGGTCCAGTTGCTTAAGAAAAAGAATGTGGATTCCTGCTATGCAGACTTGGTTTATATCAGAAAAAAGAATTCCAATAACATCTTAAGAAAATGGAAAAGTGGACACTATCAAAAGGGCATGTTTAAAAATGGCTGGATGCCTCCCCATCCCACTTTTTTCGTTAAAAAAGATATCTATGAAAAATACGGAATGTTCAACCTGGATTTGGGAACAGCGGCTGATTATGAAATCATGTTGCGGTTTTTACACAAACACAAAATAAGTGTCGCCTATCATCCAAAAACCCTCATTAAGATGAGAGCAGGTGGTGTTAGTAACAAATCTATCATCAATAGAATAAAGGCTAATAAAAATGATCGCAAAGCATGGCGGATAAATAGTCTTAAACCCCGATTTTATACATTTTTATTAAAACCGCTCAGGAAAATTAATCAATATCTATCTATAGATTGA
- a CDS encoding glycosyltransferase family 4 protein encodes MEVSNFYIIGFCVFVAFWVSTALIPILLLVAKRKKLFDDGNGFHKLHDGLIPTLGGVAIFTAFIITFSASSFADNIQGYGYFISASIILFAAGLKDDLIEISPTKKLAAQFLATALIVFGAGIQFTNMGGVFGLESISSWVGIPLTFFTIIVVINAHNLIDGIDGLSGSIGVLASLFFGYWFYKVGIYHWAAFSFILTASILGFLWYNRPPAKIFMGDTGSLIIGFYLAILAVNFVEYSTLVTDVVYWQPSAPIIVPAVLVVSLYDTLRIFIVRALKGKSPFEADKGHVHHHLLSVGLSHGQIVIFLLSLNVIILGSVIVASNFLSNTWLLVFLLSISMALFPTNRWKRNLLERFSTGKWEFNELDEIETSEPVPMPEEVYSNHEKEESEELKIVQKV; translated from the coding sequence ATGGAAGTATCCAATTTCTACATTATAGGGTTTTGTGTTTTTGTTGCCTTCTGGGTTTCAACAGCACTCATTCCAATTCTTTTGCTTGTGGCAAAACGGAAGAAGCTCTTTGATGACGGTAACGGTTTTCACAAGCTTCACGATGGTTTAATACCAACTCTCGGTGGTGTAGCTATTTTTACTGCCTTTATTATCACATTTTCTGCAAGCTCATTTGCCGACAATATACAAGGGTATGGATATTTCATATCGGCTTCAATAATTCTATTTGCAGCTGGTTTAAAAGATGATTTGATTGAAATTTCGCCCACCAAAAAATTAGCTGCACAATTTTTGGCAACAGCTCTTATTGTATTTGGGGCTGGTATTCAATTTACAAATATGGGAGGGGTGTTTGGTCTTGAATCTATTTCAAGCTGGGTTGGCATACCACTTACATTTTTTACCATCATTGTAGTGATCAATGCCCATAATTTAATTGACGGCATTGACGGGCTTAGCGGAAGTATTGGAGTACTGGCATCCTTATTTTTTGGATATTGGTTTTATAAAGTTGGTATATATCATTGGGCGGCCTTTTCATTTATATTGACAGCCTCTATTCTTGGATTCCTCTGGTATAATCGTCCGCCTGCTAAAATATTTATGGGAGATACAGGCTCTCTGATTATTGGGTTTTATTTGGCTATTCTGGCTGTGAACTTTGTTGAATATTCCACCCTTGTTACTGACGTGGTTTATTGGCAACCATCAGCACCGATCATTGTTCCGGCAGTTCTTGTCGTTTCACTTTATGATACCCTTCGAATCTTTATTGTTCGTGCCCTTAAAGGCAAATCTCCCTTTGAAGCTGACAAAGGCCATGTTCATCATCATCTGTTAAGTGTAGGTTTATCTCATGGACAGATTGTTATATTCTTACTTTCGCTGAATGTTATCATTCTCGGAAGTGTAATTGTAGCTTCAAACTTTCTATCGAATACATGGTTACTTGTTTTTCTTTTAAGTATAAGTATGGCTTTATTTCCTACAAACCGCTGGAAGAGGAACCTTCTCGAACGATTCTCTACAGGCAAATGGGAGTTCAATGAATTAGATGAAATTGAAACTTCAGAACCAGTGCCAATGCCTGAAGAGGTTTATTCAAACCATGAAAAGGAAGAATCTGAGGAGCTAAAAATCGTACAAAAAGTGTAA